The following proteins are co-located in the Aliidongia dinghuensis genome:
- a CDS encoding O-acetylhomoserine aminocarboxypropyltransferase: MSTPPAYGFETLAVHAGTPPDPATGARAMPIYQTTAYVFDDVDQAASLFNLQTYGYIYSRLTNPTVAALEERMASLEGGRGAICCASGHAAQLLAFFGFMTPGASFLASNRLYGGSITQFGRSFTKFGWKATFVDQTDPENFKRALTEDCRAIFVESLANPGGVVTDLEAVAKIAHDAGILFIVDNTMASPYLCRPIEFGADLVVHSTTKFLGGHGQAMGGCVIDSGKFDWSQSPKYATLAEPEPAYHGLRFQETFGDLAFTVHGHAVGLRDLGPTMAPMNAFLTLTGIETLALRMDRSVANALAVARYLAEHPAIDWVSYAGLPTSPYYALAQRYMPKGAGSVFTIGLKGGYAAGVKLVEGVELFSHLANIGDNKSLILHPASTTHRQLTEAQQIAAGAGPEVVRLSIGIERHEDLIRDLDQALAKAA, from the coding sequence ATGAGCACGCCGCCCGCCTATGGCTTCGAAACGCTGGCCGTCCATGCCGGCACGCCGCCCGACCCCGCGACGGGTGCCCGCGCCATGCCGATCTACCAGACGACGGCCTATGTGTTCGACGACGTCGACCAGGCGGCGTCGCTATTCAACCTGCAGACCTACGGCTACATCTATTCGCGCCTCACCAACCCGACCGTAGCGGCGCTGGAAGAGCGCATGGCCAGCCTCGAGGGCGGGCGCGGCGCCATCTGCTGCGCATCGGGCCATGCGGCGCAGCTGCTCGCCTTCTTCGGCTTCATGACGCCCGGCGCCTCGTTCCTGGCCTCCAACCGGCTCTATGGCGGCTCGATCACCCAGTTCGGCCGCAGCTTCACCAAGTTCGGCTGGAAGGCGACTTTCGTCGACCAGACCGACCCGGAGAATTTCAAGCGCGCCCTCACCGAGGATTGCCGGGCGATCTTCGTCGAGAGCCTGGCCAACCCCGGCGGCGTCGTGACCGACCTGGAGGCGGTCGCCAAGATCGCCCATGACGCGGGCATCCTGTTCATCGTCGACAACACCATGGCCTCGCCCTACCTCTGCCGGCCGATCGAGTTCGGCGCCGACCTGGTCGTCCATTCGACGACCAAGTTCCTGGGCGGCCATGGCCAGGCCATGGGCGGCTGCGTCATCGATTCCGGCAAGTTCGACTGGTCGCAGAGCCCGAAATACGCGACCTTGGCCGAGCCGGAGCCGGCCTATCACGGGCTGCGCTTCCAGGAAACGTTCGGCGACCTCGCCTTCACCGTCCATGGCCATGCGGTGGGCCTGCGCGACCTCGGCCCGACCATGGCGCCGATGAACGCGTTCCTGACCCTGACCGGCATCGAGACCTTGGCGCTCCGCATGGACCGCTCCGTCGCCAACGCGCTCGCGGTCGCCCGCTATCTGGCGGAGCACCCGGCGATCGACTGGGTGTCCTATGCCGGCCTGCCCACGAGCCCCTATTACGCGCTCGCCCAGCGCTACATGCCGAAGGGTGCCGGCTCGGTCTTCACCATCGGCTTGAAGGGCGGCTATGCCGCCGGCGTCAAGCTGGTCGAGGGCGTCGAGCTGTTCTCCCACCTCGCCAACATCGGCGACAACAAGTCGCTAATCCTGCACCCGGCCTCGACCACGCATCGGCAATTGACCGAAGCCCAGCAGATCGCCGCCGGCGCCGGGCCGGAGGTCGTGCGCCTCTCGATCGGCATCGAGCGGCACGAGGACCTGATCCGCGACCTGGACCAGGCGCTGGCGAAGGCGGCCTAA
- a CDS encoding DMT family transporter, producing MKFDRAALVASGSTTLFVLLWSSGAIFSKLGLAHATPIAFLILRFALAGSVLSGHGLMRRQWLPAAGMRGRVALTGSLLIGCYSICYFQALAHGVKPGVLATLLGVQPILTLLWVERRFSSARLAGLMLALGGLVLVVYQGIGFARLSLAGIGFALLALVSMTVGAILQKGIREAPGAVLPLQYGVSLALCLACLTFEPFTFEVSVAFLVPLLWLGLVISVLATLLFYRLIRAGNLVNVTSLFYLVPAGTAAMDYLFLGNPMAPLALAGMAAILAGLALVFRTS from the coding sequence ATGAAATTCGACAGGGCAGCCTTGGTTGCCTCCGGGTCGACGACCCTTTTCGTGCTGCTGTGGAGCAGCGGGGCCATCTTCTCCAAGCTCGGCCTCGCCCATGCGACGCCGATCGCGTTCCTGATCCTGCGTTTTGCGCTCGCCGGCAGCGTGCTCTCGGGCCATGGGCTCATGCGTAGGCAATGGCTGCCGGCGGCGGGGATGCGTGGCCGCGTGGCGCTCACCGGCTCCTTGCTGATCGGCTGCTATTCAATCTGTTATTTCCAGGCGCTGGCCCACGGCGTGAAGCCCGGCGTCCTGGCCACATTGCTGGGCGTCCAGCCGATCCTGACCCTGCTCTGGGTCGAGCGGCGCTTCTCGTCCGCGCGGCTTGCCGGCCTGATGCTGGCGCTCGGCGGGCTGGTCCTGGTCGTCTATCAGGGCATCGGGTTCGCCCGCCTGTCGCTCGCCGGCATCGGCTTCGCGCTCCTGGCGCTCGTCTCAATGACGGTCGGCGCCATCCTCCAGAAGGGCATCCGGGAGGCGCCCGGCGCCGTGCTGCCGCTGCAATATGGCGTGAGCCTGGCGCTCTGCCTCGCGTGCCTGACGTTCGAGCCGTTTACGTTCGAAGTCTCGGTCGCGTTTCTGGTCCCGCTCCTGTGGCTCGGGCTCGTGATCTCGGTCCTGGCGACGCTGCTGTTCTATCGGCTGATCCGGGCCGGCAACCTGGTGAACGTCACCAGCCTGTTCTACCTGGTGCCGGCGGGCACGGCGGCCATGGACTACCTGTTCCTCGGCAACCCCATGGCACCGCTGGCGCTCGCCGGCATGGCGGCGATCCTTGCCGGGCTGGCGCTGGTGTTCCGGACGAGTTAG
- a CDS encoding DUF3300 domain-containing protein yields the protein MKTGPLGAVTSAIVLVLAMSAPTVAPRAQDAAEAVAEAPADMAAAAPPQEDQADGAPAYAAPQLDGLVAPVALYPDPLLADILAASTYPLQVVEADRWVADPRNAALKGDQLTAALQDKDWDPSVKSLTAFPQILAMMDRQLDWTEQLGDAFLAQQAKVMDAVQRLRREAQATGHLPSTAQQMVANDGTAISIMPSNPERVYVPAYDPRLIYGPWLDADYPPAYFPVPDYDYGPLEGDGLFFGDAVVVVEPLWLWCDFDWRRHHIRIDHDRFERLHPHHNFENRAEFWSHDPSLRAGTGDPRAPARLRSTGVGTPERVRDFHALAPSAVAPSVVARPLVMRPGASRPDPAPHVAIIRHMPVRPTPLVHAPATLAQPRATEGRPSPAHNFAPPPASFAPRPPAVSHAPSGGMPMGVGSGMALGMGARGGFAR from the coding sequence ATGAAGACAGGTCCCCTCGGTGCCGTGACCAGCGCTATCGTCCTGGTCCTGGCGATGTCGGCGCCGACAGTCGCTCCGCGCGCGCAGGATGCTGCAGAAGCGGTGGCCGAGGCGCCCGCCGATATGGCCGCCGCCGCTCCCCCGCAAGAAGATCAAGCCGATGGGGCGCCGGCCTACGCGGCGCCGCAGCTTGACGGGCTGGTGGCGCCGGTGGCGCTCTACCCGGACCCGCTGCTCGCCGACATTCTAGCCGCCTCGACCTATCCGCTCCAAGTCGTCGAGGCCGACCGCTGGGTCGCGGATCCGCGCAACGCCGCACTCAAGGGCGATCAATTGACGGCGGCACTGCAGGACAAGGACTGGGACCCGAGCGTCAAGTCGCTGACCGCGTTCCCGCAGATCCTGGCGATGATGGATCGCCAGCTCGACTGGACGGAGCAGCTTGGCGACGCCTTCCTGGCGCAGCAAGCGAAAGTCATGGACGCGGTCCAGCGTCTGCGCCGGGAGGCCCAGGCGACGGGGCACCTGCCCTCGACGGCCCAGCAGATGGTGGCCAATGACGGGACGGCCATTTCGATCATGCCGAGCAATCCCGAGAGGGTCTATGTGCCGGCCTATGATCCGCGCCTGATCTACGGTCCGTGGCTGGATGCCGACTATCCGCCGGCCTATTTCCCGGTGCCCGACTATGACTACGGCCCGCTCGAGGGCGACGGCTTGTTCTTCGGCGACGCTGTCGTGGTGGTCGAGCCGCTCTGGCTATGGTGCGATTTCGACTGGCGCCGTCACCATATCCGCATCGATCACGACCGCTTCGAGCGGCTCCACCCTCACCATAACTTCGAGAATCGGGCGGAATTCTGGTCCCACGACCCGTCGCTGCGGGCCGGCACGGGCGACCCACGGGCGCCAGCACGCCTTCGCTCAACGGGTGTGGGGACCCCCGAGCGGGTTCGCGACTTCCACGCCCTTGCCCCTTCGGCCGTCGCTCCCTCGGTTGTCGCCCGGCCCCTCGTGATGCGGCCTGGCGCGAGCCGGCCGGATCCGGCGCCGCATGTGGCCATCATCCGGCACATGCCGGTGCGCCCCACGCCGCTGGTGCACGCACCCGCGACGCTGGCGCAGCCGCGCGCGACCGAGGGTCGTCCGTCGCCGGCCCACAACTTCGCGCCACCACCGGCCAGTTTCGCCCCGCGGCCGCCCGCCGTGAGCCACGCGCCATCCGGTGGGATGCCCATGGGGGTGGGCTCCGGAATGGCGCTTGGCATGGGTGCGCGCGGCGGCTTCGCGCGATGA
- the putA gene encoding trifunctional transcriptional regulator/proline dehydrogenase/L-glutamate gamma-semialdehyde dehydrogenase, which produces MATTTIGVKLDDELRNRLRKAAERLGRTPHWLIKQSIVTTLERVERGEDLSSLIGEAATPDALDGLVDQEPGSQQPFLEFAQTVQPQTVLRAKITAAYRRPETECLPLLLTEAAQPPAVTEQARRIARQLVEALRTKRRGGGVEGLIHEYSLSSQEGVALMCLAEALLRIPDRATRDALIRDKISVGDWQSHVGNSPSLFVNAATWGLVVTGRLTTTSSESGLSSALTRLIGKGGEPLIRKGVDIAMRMMGEQFVTGQTISEALANSRKLESRGFRYSYDMLGEAATTARDADRYYADYEQAIHAIGKAAARRGIYEGPGISIKLSALHPRYSRAQQDRVMGELLPRLKALVVLARGYDIGINIDAEEADRLELSLDLLEALCFAPELAGWNGIGFVVQAYQKRAPFVLDYVIDLARRSGHRLMVRLVKGAYWDSEIKRAQMDGLEGFPVYTRKIHTDVSYLACAKKLLAVPDAVFPQFATHNGHTLATIHAMAGGNYYAGQYEFQCLHGMGEPLYEEVVGKDKLNRPCRIYAPVGTHETLLAYLVRRLLENGANTSFVNRIADEHVSIDELIADPVELAKAVEPVGSTHAKISLPRDLFDGERPNSAGLDLSNEQRLASLSAALLASADTAYRAMPLLADGPQDGPAREVRNPANHRDLVGMVIDASPEQVDAAMGHAVGAAPIWAATPPDERAGCLKRAADVMEARMPQLLGLIVREAGKSLPNAIAEVREAVDFLRYYAARVEQAFSNDSHRPLGPVVCISPWNFPLAIFTGQVAAALAAGNPVLAKPAEETPLIAAAAVQLLREAGVPEGAVQLLPGAGDVGARLVADPRGRAVMFTGSTEVARLIQKTLAGRLNPDGKPIPLIAETGGQNALIVDSSALPEQVVGDVLTSAFDSAGQRCSALRVLCLQEEAADRVLTMLKGAMAELAVGNPDRLATDVGPVITAEAKIGIDKHVAAMKAKGRRVEELALPASAKHGTFVAPTLIEIDGMAELKREVFGPVLHVLRYRREKLDQLIDEINASGYGLTFGVHTRIDETIVRVTERVGAGNIYVNRNLIGAVVGVQPFGGHGLSGTGPKAGGPLYLSRLLAARPAEALDGVAGAPPAVAESYQAWLAAEGRAREAARVGRYRAISLAGAVVELPGPVGERNTYVIQSRGTVACLAQTETGLLLQVGAALATGNKALIQAVPALPALLAKLPKELKGWIATADDWIRAGHVAAVLFEGDSDALKAVNQQAAALAGPIVPVYGVDRAALADGIEDYPLEWLVAERSISTNTAAAGGNASLMTIG; this is translated from the coding sequence ATGGCGACGACGACGATCGGCGTGAAACTGGACGACGAGCTGCGCAACCGGCTGCGCAAGGCTGCGGAGCGCCTGGGCCGCACGCCCCATTGGCTGATCAAGCAATCAATCGTTACGACGCTGGAGCGTGTTGAGCGCGGCGAGGATCTTTCGAGCCTGATCGGCGAGGCGGCAACGCCAGACGCGCTCGACGGCCTCGTCGATCAGGAGCCGGGAAGCCAGCAGCCGTTCCTGGAGTTCGCCCAGACGGTCCAGCCGCAGACTGTGCTCCGTGCCAAGATAACCGCCGCCTATCGCCGGCCGGAGACGGAGTGCCTGCCGCTGCTGCTGACGGAGGCGGCGCAGCCGCCGGCTGTGACCGAGCAGGCGCGCCGGATTGCCCGCCAGCTGGTCGAGGCGCTGCGTACCAAGCGTCGCGGCGGCGGCGTCGAGGGGCTGATCCACGAATATTCGCTGTCGAGCCAGGAGGGCGTCGCCCTCATGTGCCTGGCGGAGGCGCTGTTGCGCATCCCCGACCGGGCGACGCGCGACGCGCTCATCCGCGACAAGATCAGCGTCGGCGACTGGCAGTCCCATGTCGGCAACAGCCCGTCGCTGTTCGTCAACGCCGCGACCTGGGGCCTGGTCGTGACCGGCCGGCTCACGACCACGTCGAGCGAGTCGGGCTTGTCCTCGGCACTCACACGCCTCATCGGCAAGGGTGGCGAGCCCTTGATCCGCAAGGGCGTCGACATCGCCATGCGCATGATGGGCGAGCAGTTCGTGACCGGCCAGACCATCTCGGAGGCGTTGGCCAACAGCCGCAAGCTCGAATCCCGGGGCTTCCGCTATTCCTACGACATGCTGGGCGAGGCCGCGACGACGGCGCGCGACGCCGACCGCTACTATGCCGACTACGAGCAGGCGATCCACGCGATCGGCAAGGCGGCGGCGCGGCGCGGCATCTACGAGGGGCCGGGCATCTCGATCAAGCTGTCGGCGCTGCACCCACGCTATTCGCGCGCCCAGCAGGACCGGGTCATGGGCGAGTTGCTGCCACGCTTGAAGGCGCTCGTCGTGCTCGCGCGCGGCTATGATATCGGCATCAACATCGATGCGGAGGAGGCGGACCGGCTCGAGCTGTCGCTCGACTTGCTCGAAGCGCTCTGCTTCGCCCCGGAGCTTGCCGGCTGGAACGGCATCGGCTTCGTCGTCCAGGCCTATCAGAAGCGGGCGCCCTTCGTGCTCGACTATGTGATCGATCTGGCGCGACGCAGCGGCCATCGCCTGATGGTCCGGCTCGTCAAGGGCGCCTATTGGGACAGCGAGATCAAGCGGGCGCAGATGGACGGGCTCGAGGGCTTCCCGGTCTATACGCGCAAGATCCACACGGACGTCTCGTATCTCGCCTGCGCCAAGAAGCTCCTGGCGGTGCCGGACGCGGTCTTTCCGCAGTTCGCGACCCACAACGGCCACACGCTCGCGACCATCCACGCCATGGCCGGCGGCAACTATTACGCCGGCCAGTATGAATTCCAGTGCCTGCACGGCATGGGCGAGCCGCTCTATGAAGAGGTCGTCGGCAAGGACAAGCTCAATCGGCCGTGCCGCATCTATGCACCGGTCGGCACGCACGAGACGCTGCTGGCCTATCTCGTCCGACGCCTGCTCGAGAACGGCGCCAACACCTCGTTCGTGAACCGCATCGCCGACGAGCATGTCTCGATCGACGAGCTGATCGCCGATCCGGTCGAGCTTGCGAAGGCGGTCGAGCCGGTGGGATCCACTCACGCCAAGATCTCCCTGCCGCGCGATCTGTTCGATGGCGAGCGGCCGAATTCCGCGGGCCTCGATCTCTCGAACGAGCAGCGGCTCGCCTCACTTTCGGCGGCGCTGCTCGCGAGCGCCGACACGGCCTATCGCGCGATGCCGCTCTTGGCCGACGGCCCGCAGGACGGGCCGGCGCGCGAGGTGCGCAACCCGGCCAACCATCGCGACCTGGTCGGCATGGTGATCGACGCCTCGCCGGAGCAGGTCGATGCCGCCATGGGCCATGCGGTCGGCGCGGCGCCGATCTGGGCCGCCACACCGCCCGACGAGCGCGCCGGCTGCCTGAAGCGCGCGGCCGACGTCATGGAGGCGCGCATGCCGCAGCTCCTCGGCCTGATCGTGCGCGAGGCCGGCAAGTCGCTGCCGAACGCGATCGCCGAGGTGCGCGAGGCGGTCGATTTCCTGCGCTATTACGCGGCGCGGGTCGAGCAGGCGTTCTCGAACGACAGCCACCGGCCGCTCGGGCCCGTGGTCTGCATCAGCCCGTGGAACTTCCCGCTCGCGATCTTCACGGGCCAGGTCGCGGCCGCCCTCGCGGCCGGCAACCCGGTGCTGGCGAAGCCGGCTGAGGAGACGCCGCTCATCGCCGCGGCCGCGGTCCAGCTGCTGCGTGAGGCGGGCGTGCCGGAGGGTGCGGTGCAGCTGCTGCCCGGTGCCGGCGATGTGGGGGCCCGGCTCGTCGCCGACCCACGCGGCCGGGCCGTCATGTTCACCGGCTCGACCGAGGTGGCGCGCCTCATCCAGAAGACGCTCGCCGGGCGGCTCAACCCCGACGGCAAGCCGATCCCGCTCATCGCCGAAACCGGCGGCCAGAACGCGCTCATCGTCGATTCCTCGGCACTGCCGGAACAGGTGGTGGGCGACGTGCTGACGTCCGCCTTCGATTCGGCCGGCCAGCGCTGCTCGGCGTTGCGCGTGCTCTGCTTGCAGGAAGAGGCGGCGGACCGTGTGCTGACCATGCTCAAGGGCGCCATGGCGGAGCTGGCCGTGGGCAACCCGGACCGGCTCGCGACCGATGTCGGCCCGGTCATCACGGCCGAGGCCAAGATAGGCATCGACAAGCATGTCGCGGCCATGAAGGCGAAGGGCCGCCGCGTCGAGGAACTGGCGCTGCCGGCCTCGGCCAAGCACGGCACGTTCGTGGCCCCGACCTTGATCGAGATCGACGGCATGGCGGAGCTGAAGCGCGAGGTGTTCGGCCCCGTGCTCCATGTGCTGCGCTATCGGCGGGAAAAGCTCGATCAGCTGATCGACGAGATCAACGCGTCCGGCTATGGGCTCACCTTCGGCGTTCACACGCGCATCGACGAGACGATCGTGCGCGTCACCGAGCGGGTCGGCGCCGGTAACATTTACGTGAACCGCAACCTGATCGGTGCGGTCGTGGGCGTGCAGCCATTTGGCGGCCACGGGCTCTCGGGCACGGGCCCCAAGGCCGGCGGCCCGCTCTATCTGTCGCGGCTGCTTGCGGCGCGTCCTGCCGAGGCGCTCGATGGCGTTGCCGGCGCACCCCCGGCCGTGGCGGAAAGCTACCAGGCCTGGCTCGCGGCCGAGGGGCGCGCCCGGGAGGCCGCCCGGGTCGGGCGCTACCGGGCGATCTCGCTCGCCGGGGCAGTCGTGGAGCTGCCGGGGCCGGTCGGCGAACGCAACACCTATGTGATCCAGTCGCGCGGCACCGTCGCCTGCCTCGCCCAGACCGAGACGGGCCTGCTGCTGCAGGTCGGCGCGGCGCTTGCGACCGGCAACAAGGCGCTCATCCAGGCGGTGCCGGCGTTGCCGGCACTCCTGGCCAAGCTGCCGAAGGAGCTGAAGGGCTGGATCGCGACGGCCGACGACTGGATCCGGGCCGGTCATGTCGCGGCCGTGCTGTTCGAGGGCGACAGCGACGCGCTCAAGGCGGTGAACCAGCAGGCAGCGGCCTTGGCCGGCCCGATCGTGCCTGTCTACGGCGTCGACCGCGCGGCCTTGGCCGACGGCATCGAGGACTACCCGCTCGAATGGCTGGTCGCCGAACGCTCGATCAGCACGAACACGGCCGCCGCCGGCGGCAATGCGAGCCTGATGACGATCGGGTAG
- a CDS encoding cupin domain-containing protein: MTERPPCIRHYSEIQNPDNSRYETSDELLSIGSPFGRRLGLTRIGIHHELVPPGRRTSFPHAESAEEEFVYVIEGHPDVWLDGVLYPLEPGDAVGFPAGTGQAHTFLNNTNRDVRLLVVGEVAKAENRIRYPLNPAQEALRSDVWTDAPARPMGSHDGIPRPGTRKVVDDTIGRVERDVINRVEHDVINRVDHFVLTVADIEKTCAFYTAALGMRVVSENGRHALHFGRHKINLHQRGREFSPRALHPTPGSGDFCLIADGPLSEIEARLAAAGVPIELGPVERNGALGPMQSVYFRDPDQNLVEVSCYPAGV; the protein is encoded by the coding sequence ATGACCGAGCGCCCTCCCTGCATCCGCCATTATTCCGAGATCCAGAATCCGGATAATTCCCGCTACGAGACGAGCGACGAGCTGCTCAGCATCGGCAGCCCGTTCGGCCGACGGCTGGGCCTGACCCGGATCGGCATCCATCATGAGCTGGTCCCGCCTGGGCGACGCACCTCCTTTCCGCACGCCGAGAGTGCGGAGGAGGAGTTCGTCTATGTGATCGAGGGCCATCCCGACGTCTGGCTCGACGGCGTGCTCTACCCGCTTGAACCTGGTGACGCCGTGGGCTTCCCGGCCGGCACGGGCCAAGCGCACACATTCCTCAACAACACCAATCGCGACGTGCGGCTCCTGGTCGTGGGCGAGGTGGCGAAGGCGGAGAACCGCATCCGCTATCCGCTCAATCCGGCGCAGGAGGCGCTGCGCAGCGACGTCTGGACCGACGCGCCGGCCCGGCCGATGGGGTCGCATGACGGCATCCCGCGCCCCGGCACGCGCAAGGTCGTCGACGATACGATCGGCCGGGTTGAACGCGATGTGATCAACCGGGTTGAACACGACGTGATCAACCGGGTCGACCATTTCGTCCTGACCGTCGCCGACATCGAGAAGACCTGCGCGTTCTATACCGCCGCGCTTGGCATGCGGGTCGTGAGCGAGAACGGCCGCCATGCCCTGCATTTCGGCCGGCACAAGATCAACCTGCACCAACGCGGCCGGGAATTCTCACCGCGGGCGCTCCATCCGACGCCGGGCAGTGGCGACTTCTGCCTCATCGCCGATGGGCCGCTCTCCGAAATCGAAGCCCGGCTCGCCGCGGCCGGCGTGCCGATCGAGCTCGGGCCGGTCGAGCGCAACGGCGCGCTTGGGCCTATGCAATCGGTCTATTTCCGCGACCCCGACCAGAACTTGGTCGAAGTGTCGTGCTATCCGGCGGGTGTTTAA
- a CDS encoding CPBP family intramembrane glutamic endopeptidase encodes MRQIGLAAGTALLIVVWELAVQAIILAVGWQPGELALYASDKVGFALLLALALTIARHWRTSGFMGPLAISRWWLLWPIWFDAAVPLTQGLAEDSPRYLAGWAAVSLAVGFGEEGLFRGVLMPQLGLDRPRRAIIVSSVLFGAIHLAGLLSPIDSRLVLAQAASVVGLGLILGAVRIRTRSLWPCMIVHAVLDFCGIASGGGVVEAMQYSDEALFSMLGAGAVAFAWGSLLCWRLPPSSAFTRPATA; translated from the coding sequence GTGAGGCAGATCGGTCTGGCAGCGGGTACGGCGCTCCTCATCGTGGTGTGGGAGCTGGCGGTCCAGGCGATCATCCTTGCTGTCGGCTGGCAGCCGGGCGAGCTGGCACTCTATGCCAGCGACAAGGTGGGCTTCGCGCTGCTCCTGGCGCTGGCGCTTACGATCGCCCGGCACTGGCGGACGAGCGGCTTCATGGGCCCTCTTGCAATCAGCCGCTGGTGGCTGCTCTGGCCGATCTGGTTCGATGCGGCAGTGCCGCTGACCCAGGGGCTGGCCGAGGACAGCCCGCGCTATCTCGCCGGCTGGGCCGCCGTCAGCCTGGCGGTGGGATTCGGCGAGGAAGGCCTGTTCCGCGGCGTTCTCATGCCCCAGCTCGGCCTCGACCGGCCGCGGCGGGCGATCATCGTCTCCTCCGTGCTGTTCGGCGCCATCCATCTGGCCGGCCTTCTGTCGCCGATCGATAGCCGCCTGGTGCTGGCCCAGGCGGCAAGCGTGGTCGGGCTGGGCCTGATCCTGGGCGCGGTGCGCATCCGCACCCGCTCGCTCTGGCCCTGTATGATCGTGCACGCGGTGCTCGATTTCTGCGGTATCGCGTCCGGCGGCGGTGTCGTCGAGGCGATGCAATATTCCGACGAGGCGCTCTTTTCCATGCTCGGTGCCGGCGCCGTGGCCTTCGCCTGGGGCAGCCTGCTGTGCTGGCGCCTGCCGCCGTCCTCGGCGTTCACCAGACCTGCGACGGCTTGA
- a CDS encoding MerR family transcriptional regulator translates to MSDPVRNDGGEPSRRVVKSATAFRTISEVADELDVPQHVLRFWETKFPQIRPLKRGGGRRYYRPEDVELLRRVARLLYQEGYTIKGVQRLLREGALKGGAAPAYEEMALPLGLEELDAELPPPEEPAPAAKPPSRRRALDATTREVLGDLLVELEALKALLTSR, encoded by the coding sequence ATGTCCGATCCCGTGCGCAACGACGGCGGCGAGCCGTCGCGCCGGGTGGTCAAGTCGGCAACCGCGTTTCGCACGATCAGCGAGGTCGCCGACGAGCTCGACGTGCCGCAGCATGTGCTGCGTTTCTGGGAGACGAAGTTTCCGCAGATCCGCCCGTTGAAGCGCGGCGGCGGGCGGCGCTATTACCGTCCGGAAGATGTCGAGCTGCTGCGCCGGGTCGCGCGCCTGCTCTATCAGGAGGGCTACACCATCAAGGGCGTTCAACGCTTGCTGCGCGAAGGCGCGCTCAAGGGCGGTGCGGCACCGGCCTATGAGGAGATGGCACTCCCGCTCGGCCTCGAGGAACTCGATGCCGAGCTTCCCCCTCCGGAAGAGCCGGCGCCGGCGGCGAAGCCGCCCAGCCGACGCCGCGCGCTCGACGCGACGACGCGCGAGGTGCTGGGCGATCTCCTGGTCGAGCTCGAAGCGTTGAAGGCGTTGCTCACCTCGCGCTGA
- a CDS encoding integration host factor subunit alpha, with translation MRLSASDNVWRARAMTGGTVTRAQLSEAVYQEVGLSRNESADLVETVLGEISNALSRGEMVKISSFGSFAVRQKGERVGRNPKTGEEVPIEPRQVLVFRASHVLKDQINTTLGKTTGKPGRKG, from the coding sequence ATTAGGCTTTCGGCTTCGGACAACGTCTGGAGGGCTCGAGCCATGACCGGCGGTACCGTCACGCGTGCCCAACTGAGTGAGGCTGTCTACCAGGAGGTCGGTTTGTCGCGGAACGAGTCGGCCGATCTGGTCGAGACCGTTCTGGGCGAGATCTCGAACGCGCTGTCGCGCGGCGAGATGGTCAAGATTTCTTCCTTCGGCAGCTTTGCCGTGCGCCAAAAGGGCGAACGGGTCGGACGCAACCCGAAGACCGGCGAGGAAGTGCCGATCGAGCCGCGCCAGGTGCTGGTGTTCCGCGCGAGCCACGTGCTCAAGGACCAGATCAACACCACGCTCGGCAAGACCACCGGCAAGCCGGGCCGGAAGGGCTGA